A genome region from Leptodactylus fuscus isolate aLepFus1 chromosome 6, aLepFus1.hap2, whole genome shotgun sequence includes the following:
- the KIF3B gene encoding kinesin-like protein KIF3B, with translation MSKSKSSESVRVVVRCRPMNSKEIAAGFDKVVDVDVKLGQVSVRIQKGASNDLPKIFTFDAVYDGNSKQVELYDETFRPLVDSVLLGFNGTIFAYGQTGTGKTYTMEGLRGDPEKRGVIPNSFDHIFTHISRSQNQQYLVRASYLEIYQEEIRDLLSKDQSKRLELKERPDTGVYVKDLSSFVTKSVKEIEHVMNVGNQNRSVGATNMNEHSSRSHAIFMITIECSELGLDGENHIRVGKLNLVDLAGSERQAKTGAQGERLKEATKINLSLSALGNVISALVDGKSTHIPYRDSKLTRLLQDSLGGNAKTVMVANIGPASYNVEETLTTLRYSNRAKNIKNKPRVNEDPKDALLREFQEEIARLKAQLEKRVVGKRRRRGKRRTGLEGAGEEDEEGELYEGEDEVEDKEDYWREQQEKLEIEKKAIIEDHSLVAEEKLKLLQEKEKKMDDLKREREAMEMLSAKVKAMESKLLVGGKNIVDHTNEQQKILEQKRHEIAEQKRREREMQQEMENRDEETLELKETYSSLQQEVDIKTKKLKKLFSKLQAVKAEIHDLQEEHIKERQELEQTQNELTRELKLKHLIIENFIPMEEKNKMMNRCYFEEEEDQWKLHPISRLDNQQMMKRPTSAIGYKRPLCHHAKMSMMVRPDPRYRAENIVLLELDMPSRTTRDYEGPAVAPKVQAALEAALQDEDDIQVDASTFESSASKKSKARPKTGRRTAPPPGPSGSSHFPQSRGLVPK, from the exons ATGTCAAAGTCAAAGAGCTCAGAGTCTGTGCGAGTTGTGGTGCGATGTCGACCCATGAACAGCAAGGAGATAGCTGCTGGGTTCGATAAAGTTGTAGATGTGGATGTAAAGCTTGGTCAAGTGTCTGTAAGGATTCAGAAGGGAGCCTCCAATGATCTCCCGAAAATCTTCACCTTTGATGCTGTCTATGACGGTAATTCCAAGCAGGTTGAGCTTTATGATGAAACATTCAGGCCTTTGGTGGATTCTGTCTTGCTAGGCTTTAACGGAACAATTTTTGCATATGGCCAAACGGGCACTGGGAAAACATACACTATGGAAGGTTTGAGGGGTGACCCTGAGAAGAGGGGGGTAATACCAAACTCCTTTGATCACATCTTCACACACATTTCAAGGTCCCAGAACCAACAGTATCTGGTGAGAGCTTCATATCTTGAGATATATCAAGAGGAGATCAGAGACCTTCTCTCTAAAGACCAGTCTAAACGCCTAGAACTGAAAGAAAGACCTGACACTGGTGTCTATGTGAAGGATCTGTCCTCTTTCGTCACAAAAAGTGTAAAAGAGATTGAACATGTCATGAATGTGGGAAACCAGAACCGCTCAGTTGGTGCAACAAACATGAATGAACACAGCTCCCGTTCGCATGCCATCTTCATGATTACTATTGAGTGCAGTGAGCTTGGACTGGACGGTGAAAACCACATTCGTGTGGGAAAGCTGAATCTGGTAGACCTGGCTGGAAGTGAAAGGCAAGCAAAGACTGGAGCTCAAGGGGAAAGGCTGAAAGAGGCTACTAAGATTAATCTTTCCCTGTCTGCACTAGGAAATGTGATATCAGCCCTTGTAGATGGCAAGAGCACCCACATACCATATAGGGATTCTAAACTTACCAGGTTGTTGCAAGACTCTTTGGGTGGCAATGCCAAAACAGTCATGGTAGCAAATATTGGCCCTGCCTCATATAATGTTGAAGAAACCCTTACCACTTTACGATACTCCAACCGTGCCAAGAACATCAAGAACAAGCccagagtgaatgaagaccctAAGGATGCATTATTAAGAGAATTTCAAGAGGAGATTGCAAGGCTTAAGGCACAGCTGGAGAAAAGGGTTGTGGGTAAAAGACGTAGAAGGGGGAAAAGGAGAACGGGCCTAGAAGGAGCCGGAGAGGAAGACGAAGAAGGAGAATTGTATGAGGGAGAAGATGAGGTGGAGGATAAAGAAGACTATTGGCGGGAACAGCAGGAGAAGCTGGAGATTGAGAAAAAAGCCATTATAGAAGACCACAGTCTGGTGGCAGAGGAAAAATTGAAACTTCTACAGGAGAAGGAAAAGAAGATGGATGACCTAAAACGAGAGAGAGAAGCTATGGAAATGTTGTCTGCCAAAGTTAAG GCTATGGAGAGTAAACTTCTTGTGGGTGGAAAGAACATTGTTGACCACACCAATGAGCAGCAGAAGATCTTGGAACAGAAGAGACACGAGATCGCTGAGCAG AAacgtagagagagagagatgcagcAAGAGATGGAGAATCGAGATGAGGAGACGTTGGAGCTAAAGGAAACATACAGCTCCTTACAGCAAGAGGTTGACATCAAAACTAAGAAGCTCAAAAAG CTGTTCTCCAAGCTCCAGGCAGTGAAAGCTGAGATCCATGACTTGCAGGAGGAACACATTAAAGAGCGTCAGGAATTGGAGCAGACACAGAACGAACTTACCCGAGAGCTTAAATTGAA GCATCTGATCATTGAGAATTTCATTCCAatggaagagaaaaataaaatgatgaacCGCTGCTAttttgaggaggaggaggatcagTGGAAGCTTCACCCCATCAGCAGGCTGGA CAATCAGCAAATGATGAAAAGACCCACTTCTGCCATAGGATACAAGAGACCACTTTGTCACCATGCTAAGATGTCCATGATGGTCAGGCCTGACCCTAGATACCGG GCTGAGAACATTGTTCTGCTGGAACTTGATATGCCAAGTCGTACTACACGTGACTATGAGGGGCCAGCCGTGGCTCCTAAGGTCCAAGCTGCATTGGAAGCTGCTCTGCAGGATGAAGATGACATCCAAGTAGATGCCTCAACATTTGAGAGCTCAGCTAGCAAAAAATCCAAAGCAAG ACCCAAGACTGGCCGAAGAACAGCCCCACCTCCAGGACCATCTGGATCTTCACATTTTCCACAATCAAGGGGGTTGGTTCCAAAGTAA